Proteins encoded together in one Cardiocondyla obscurior isolate alpha-2009 linkage group LG07, Cobs3.1, whole genome shotgun sequence window:
- the Osp gene encoding protein outspread isoform X1 — protein sequence MSGGTAGGVRGTGAECRKFAPNIFNKSKCSSCFKQKEEHSAEALECNRATRKISKCGYLFVAPGWDFSNPLNRTKRWQRRWFVLYDDGELTYSVDEHPETVPQARIDMTRVLEVAAAEDVTGHPYSLAVTSPEGVTFVKGTCREETRWWTDVLQVYSRNKGRHKRNATFPGGQTTILQVTPTIRSNTPNPPRPRFNSCRSEPRSTGWIPEAGTSDLCSSVFSSTPSLVTTSVITATSSGVLTNGNTESISEIRSSLSSLRTLENGTTGSYPTTSTSTLNGNVCSTVYSTSTSSVPTATTTTTTANSIVLLADKPPMVPNDARSTGYRDQPASSASPPTRDKLRAEDKARRRMNQQGERTSGIIDTAGPATGEKLDDDACRRILLEHEREREGKLRDIAASLTQPRVRRIKPRTSEPTRDVVDAVNAAHQDKLIRGDPDGCGLDISGIRYSPTSELRVDLPAEDLLNIKKGWLMKQGLNKEWNKHWFVLRGCGLMYYRDPCAEDKGIMDGVIDLNTVTAVTPLQVARNYGFQTVAWDDRGSTVLSAVTAGIRSSWMSAIRRAANLPDPDNNVDSLTVCPDAQQETNPQSPTTSITDRERDSVVPSTSITPRSVLFSSDEEYRTASEGGRRESGDWSEMPVSPPLVRNDDWPITLKGSSWSDAANYEWSELPPSPPLTRTALSRVKARSRSSSRSRVYKRSRSSPPSSRRSTLDSVRSEDLMMACCELGEDEEQNNGHLQNNSCLSSTNDSPLIVELLENQVSLLRDQLDQNQSHPSTLLVIVERQENEIESLKSQLNAARTDVANAEKELSRLRQQKAEASIREKQVEELLNTIQRTEQQRNKDLDDLEKMKKVYNREKEVLECKLLETEAILRETTERCEILTNELTSSHRNVEHLQAETAAFSDRLSQGIEENERLYNRVRELEEKHGLSASRERGRSFDSLSDLTNIELDLDLTALDKERVMEEYDELRSRFEKAVMEIRAMRKELREAHATQDVLELEIFAHKQDAANVNDTNQAQIQLMAARIQDLTNKLAASEKQIRTLKQKLTKAESRDKRRSLSLKGRESFHISQEVEDKLLDLENKICAIERGKSINAPISTPVSGNSSKESSPNPKKEKRREGKNLDRARLRRKSLDSATSSEPMKVLIRLSTLETKVASVAETLISDAEKDSSECSEISGSSEVSLEVLARLKKLERVVLKSKRRLEKCLGSTQAEDKAEKCLREVNEILDSCLECKKNQASAQITESVGVVVSRLETILKDKLSELTKRRQLLAQEGRLDEREKMKLVAERIAFESVILRQIKCALNRTTDKSAVLSELVETSQLASSLKRKIHGTKPKTYQKTNYIQYLTKVLASKLVLIGHSSVSTETPKEINAARSESLNFLLQKQREINEIMRKYKDAKLRQLAESLAAETLSLSEQEDLAGKQISSSNKKLLEDRRIREAWALAQETVSKELVQAEVSHVIMRYGQMYEQSVTSITDICLSFDNADNIKLESWVDAAQARLRQEMEVSIHELSEAYEDCLRTMKKNKSTTLDSKHESRQLLTDYADIIAHKALIDSRIALLQETTRQTSTTLSSETFVSSLIRNEEILSYLANDGYEGYDFQSNPILDTEYSYLYQRLTKECEDAISGRRESKEQLKNVSQSLFHLEENLAELSKCIRDKTGMKIDSIVWPKSTSGVTDWSSVCEKCLHLREQIRKLSDYMNNMSCQTCGQLQETIQKITNEHNQELETLKRNQERDLMDIKGELDNQRQSLTTQYEQEAASLRERARKLEHRLNAMDSEHSAHVNELRAAYQRSISAELDTDAETRKRYKEEIKQLRALCEKGLLAMENSHRRIIAEMEEKHRQELENLRVEKEQALSEETQATLAALDAMRKAHEHEVQKEIAKFKQEFIKQMQAREDIGVLHKEHEEEMEEIKQEILSLSAKYSSKCVESAALEEKVGNLSKQLAQAQQHIMQLDARNKQLRAHLVLETNDSGINDTIQILRGRDNELTEPKEEMHRLQQQFKHGDTLRESPGVPSKAALSLDYSPAYSPQRLRGNQSGNEQKLTTERSAKGASSLSSALQKQSLSTDRPQSAFSYRLERVKSVSLPYSSSLARPASSAGISGSYVDGKDPPASLGQKERNGNLGPSLWDSLRPRSGLPHQYQGGTTTEMRVGSGTGSQRWQETKQNEKQQLSQTYTLRANARHASRLTPEPAALSVAELMRSPAVRWSSRSCRSLPPTPTPSYHHALHPPLPAVGMVAERKKRFEL from the exons CCCGAAACGGTGCCTCAGGCGAGGATCGACATGACCCGCGTTCTGGAAGTGGCCGCAGCCGAGGACGTCACCGGGCACCCCTACAGCCTCGCCGTTACTTCACCCGAGGGTGTGACCTTCGTTAAAGGGACGTGTCGCGAGGAGACCAGGTGGTGGACGGACGTTCTCCAAGTGTATTCACGAAATAAG GGTCGGCACAAGCGAAATGCAACCTTTCCCGGTGGCCAGACGACGATCCTCCAGGTTACGCCGACGATCCGAA GTAACACGCCGAACCCGCCCCGGCCACGCTTCAATAGCTGCCGATCGGAGCCGCGCAGCACCGGCTGGATCCCGGAAGCCGGCACCTCGGATCTGTGCTCGTCCGTGTTCTCGTCCACGCCGTCCTTGGTGACGACCAGCGTCATTACCGCCACCAGCAGCGGCGTGCTGACAAATGGCAACACTGAGAGCATCTCCGAGATCAGGAGCAGCCTGTCGTCTTTGCGAACCCTCGAGAACGGCACTACCGGAAGTTACCCGACCACGTCTACATCGACGTTGAACGGCAATGTTTGCAGCACAGTCTACTCGACCTCCACGTCGTCTGTGccaacggcgacgacgacgacgacgacggcgaatAGCATCGTCCTGCTAGCCGACAAGCCACCGATGGTCCCCAACGATGCGCGATCGACAGGCTATCGGGATCAACCCGCCAGCAGCGCTTCTCCACCGACCCGGGACAAGCTCCGCGCCGAGGACAAAGCCAGACGCAGGATGAACCAGCAGGGCGAACGGACCAGCGGCATCATCGACACGGCTGGTCCGGCCACCGGCGAGAAACTAG ATGACGATGCGTGCCGGAGGATACTTCTGGAGCACGAGcgggaaagagaaggaaagttACGAGATATCGCAGCTTCGTTAACGCAACCGCGAGTGCGAAGAATTAAGCCGAGGACTTCGGAGCCGACCAGAGACGTCGTAGACGCAGTCAATGCAGCTCATCAGGATAAACTT ATCAGAGGCGATCCCGATGGCTGCGGCTTAGATATCTCCGGTATCAGGTATTCACCTACTTCCGAGCTGAGGGTCGACTTACCGGCAGAAGACTTGCTGAACATCAAAAAGGGATGGTTGATGAAGCAGGGCTTAAACAAG GAATGGAACAAGCATTGGTTTGTTCTGAGAGGCTGCGGTTTAATGTACTATAGGGATCCCTGCGCGGAGGATAAGGGCATCATGGATGGCGTTATAGACCTCAATACTGTCACGGCGGTCACGCCTCTTCAGGTTGCACGAAATTACGGATTCCAGACTGTC GCTTGGGATGACAGAGGTAGCACGGTGCTGTCTGCGGTGACAGCCGGTATTAGGTCCAGTTGGATGTCGGCCATCAGAAGAGCGGCCAATCTGCCTGATCCTGATAATAATGTGGATTCTCTTACCGTTTGCCCGGATGCTCAACAAGAAACGAATCCACAGTCGCCTACCAC ATCTATTACGGATCGTGAAAGAGACTCCGTCGTTCCGTCGACGTCCATCACGCCCAGATCAGTTCTGTTCTCGTCTGACGAAGAGTACAGAACAGCTTCTGAGGGTGGACGAAGAGAATCTGGCGACTGGTCAGAGATGCCGGTATCTCCGCCGTTAGTGAGGAACGATGATTGGCCTATAACGCTGAAGGGTTCAAGCTGGTCAGATGCGGCTAACTATGAATGGTCGGAATTGCCACCGTCGCCACCGTTAACGAGAACCGCGTTATCTAGAGTAAAAGCTCGGTCCAGATCGAGCTCCAGATCGAGAGTCTACAAGAGAAGTCGAAGTTCTCCACCGAGCTCGCGAAGGAGCACTCTGGACAGTGTGAGATCGGAAGATCTCATGATGGCTTGCTGCGAGCTCGGCGAAGATGAGGAGCAGAATAATGGCCATCTACAGAACAACAGCTGTCTCTCGAGTACTAACGACAGCCCTCTTATCGTTGAGCTTTTGGAGAATCAAGTGTCGCTTTTACGCGACCAACTAGATCAGAATCAGTCGCATCCGAGTACGTTACTAGTCATTGTCGAGCGTCAGGAGAACGAAATCGAGAGCTTGAAATCGCAGTTGAATGCGGCGCGAACGGACGTCGCAAATGCAGAAAAGGAGCTATCTAGGCTCCGACAGCAAAAAGCAGAAGCATCCATTAGGGAGAAACAAGTGGAAGAATTGTTGAATACAATACAAAGGACGGAGCagcaaagaaataaagatttagATGATTTggagaaaatgaaaaaagtgTACAACAGGGAGAAAGAAGTCTTGGAATGTAAGTTACTTGAAACAGAGGCTATTCTAAGAGAAACGACAGAAAGGTGCGAAATCCTTACAAACGAATTAACGTCGAGTCATCGAAATGTCGAACATCTGCAAGCGGAAACTGCAGCCTTCAGTGACAGATTGTCGCAAG gTATTGAAGAAAATGAAAGGCTTTACAACAGAGTAAGAGAATTGGAAGAAAAGCATGGACTTTCAGCTTCGAGAGAACGTGGACGAAGCTTTGATTCGCTTAGCGACTTGACTAACATTGAATTGGATTTAGATTTAACTGCATTAGACAAGGAAAG agTCATGGAGGAATACGACGAATTACGAAGTCGTTTCGAGAAAGCTGTTATGGAGATTCGAGCCATGAGGAAAGAGCTGCGAGAGGCTCACGCGACACAAGATGTTTTGGAGTTAGAAATTTTTGCTCACAAACAAGACGCAGCTAATGTCAACGATACGAATCAAGCACAGATTCAATTAATGGCGGCGAGAATTCAGGACTTAACTAACAAGTTAGCTGCGAGCGAAAAACAAATTAGAACATTGAAgcaaaaattaacaaaagcCGAGAGCAGAGATAAGAGaagatctctctctcttaaaGGAAGAGAATCTTTTCATATTTCTCAGGAGGTGGAAGACAAACTATTGGatctagaaaataaaatctgcgCTATAGAGAGAGGCAAAAGTATCAACGCTCCTATTTCGACTCCTGTTTCTGGTAATAGCTCGAAAGAATCGAGTCCTAAtccgaaaaaagaaaagagaagagaaggcAAGAATTTGGATCGGGCTAGATTACGAAGAAAATCTTTAGACAGCGCTACGAGCTCTGAACCAATGAAAGTATTGATTAGACTAAGTACTTTGGAAACAAAAGTAGCGAGCGTTGCGGAGACCCTGATCAGTGACGCGGAAAAGGATTCCAGTGAATGTAGCGAAATCAGCGGGTCTTCCGAGGTATCATTGGAAGTTTTGGCAAGGCTGAAAAAACTAGAGAGAGTAGTATTGAAGTCAAAAAGACGATTGGAGAAATGTCTCGGATCGACGCAGGCGGAGGATAAAGCCGAAAAATGTTTGCGCGAAGTGAATGAAATATTAGATTCGTGCTTAGAATGTAAGAAGAACCAGGCTAGCGCTCAAATCACCGAGTCAGTAGGAGTAGTCGTATCTAGGTTAGAAACTATACTTAAGGATAAACTGAGCGAACTCACAAAGAGACGGCAGTTGCTGGCGCAAGAAGGTCGGctcgacgagagagaaaaaatgaaaCTCGTCGCCGAAAGAATAGCCTTCGAATCTGTGATCCTGCGGCAGATAAAATGCGCGTTGAATCGCACAACGGACAAGAGTGCCGTTCTGAGTGAATTGGTTGAAACTAGTCAGCTTGCCTCAAGCTTAAAACGTAAGATTCACGGAACTAAGCCCAAAACGTaccaaaaaacaaattacatTCAGTATCTCACTAAAGTGTTAGCGAGTAAGTTAGTACTGATAGGACACTCTTCTGTATCGACGGAAACGCCGAAGGAAATTAATGCCGCTCGCAGCGAAAGTCTTAACTTTCTGCTGCAGAAGCAGCGGGAGATAAATGAAATCATGCGGAAATACAAGGACGCAAAGTTGCGACAGCTCGCGGAATCTCTGGCCGCCGAGACGTTGAGTCTGTCCGAGCAGGAGGACCTCGCGGGTAAGCAGATCAGCAGCTCGAATAAAAAACTACTCGAAGATAGACGTATTCGCGAGGCATGGGCTTTGGCGCAAGAGACCGTGAGCAAAGAACTCGTGCAGGCAGAAGTGTCTCATGTTATCATGCGTTATGGACAGATGTACGAACAAAGTGTTACCTCGATCACGGATATTTGCCTCAGTTTTGATAATGCAGACAATATTAAGCTAGAATCATGGGTGGATGCAGCACAAGCGCGATTACGCCAAGAAATGGAGGTTTCCATACACGAATTATCGGAGGCTTACGAAGATTGTTTGCGCACGATGAAGAAGAATAAGTCGACGACGCTCGATTCCAAGCACGAGTCCCGTCAACTGCTCACCGACTATGCCGATATAATTGCGCATAAAGCGTTAATTGATTCGAGAATTGCTCTCCTTCAGGAAACCACTCGGCAAACATCTACGACATTGTCCAGCGAGACTTTCGTATCTAGTCTTATCCGAAACGAAGAAATTCTTTCCTATTTGGCAAACGACGGATACGAAGGATACGATTTTCAAAGCAATCCAATTCTGGATACGGAGTATAGTTATCTTTACCAGCGATTGACTAAGGAGTGCGAGGATGCAATATCTGGACGAAGAGAGTCGAAAGAGCAGCTCAAGAACGTCAGCCAGTCGTTGTTTCACTTAGAAGAAAATCTAGCCGAGCTCAGCAAATGTATAAGAGATAAAACGGGTATGAAAATTGACAGTATCGTTTGGCCCAAGTCGACGAGCGGCGTTACGGATTGGTCTAGCGTATGTGAAAAATGTTTGCATTTGCGAGAACAGATAAGAAAACTGAGCGATTACATGAACAACATGTCGTGTCAAACATGCGGTCAGCTGCAGGAAACTATTCAAAAGATAACTAACGAACACAATCAAGAATTAGAGACGCTTAAGCGCAATCAAGAGAGAGATTTAATGGATATCAAGGGTGAACTGGACAATCAGCGACAATCTCTGACAACGCAATATGAGCAGGAGGCGGCCAGTTTACGTGAGAGAGCCAGGAAGCTGGAGCATCGTCTCAACGCGATGGATTCCGAGCATTCGGCTCATGTGAACGAATTGAGAGCTGCTTATCAAAGATCGATAAGTGCCGAATTAGATACCGATGCCGAAACGCGAAAGCGATACAAAGAAGAAATCAAGCAATTACGCGCGTTATGCGAAAAAGGTTTATTGGCTATGGAGAACTCGCACAGGCGCATCATCGCCGAGATGGAAGAAAAACATCGGCAGGAGTTGGAAAATCTCAGAGTGGAGAAGGAACAGGCGCTTTCCGAGGAGACACAGGCGACTTTGGCTGCGTTAGACGCCATGAGGAAAGCGCACGAACACGAAGTACAGAAAGAAATTGCTAAATTCAAGCAGGAGTTCATTAAACAAATGCAGGCACGCGAGGACATCGGCGTGCTACACAAAGAACACGA ggAAGAAATGGAGGAGATCAAGCAAGAAATTCTTTCTCTGTCTGCAAAATATTCGTCCAAGTGCGTAGAGTCAGCCGCGTTGGAGGAGAAAGTGGGCAATTTATCTAAGCAACTCGCACAAGCGCAGCAGCACATTATGCAACTAGACGCGAGGAACAAACAGCTGAGAGCACATCTGGTATTGGAAACAAACGACAGCGGTATCAACGACACAATTCAGATTCTGAGAGGTAGAGACAACGAGCTCACCGAGCCGAAGGAAGAGATGCACCGACTGCAACAACAATTCAAG CATGGGGACACCCTTCGTGAATCGCCCGGCGTACCGTCGAAAGCCGCCTTGTCGCTAGACTACTCGCCTGCCTACTCGCCACAACGTCTCAGAGGTAATCAGAGTGGCAACGAACAGAAATTAACGACCGAACGGAGTGCGAAAGGAGCGAGCTCCTTATCCAGCGCGTTGCAAAAACAGTCTCTGTCGACGGATCGACCTCAGAGCGCGTTCTCGTACAGACTCGAGCGTGTAAAGTCCGTCTCGTTGCCGTACTCGAGTAGTCTGGCCAGGCCGGCGAGTAGTGCCGGGATTTCCGGCTCGTACGTTGACGGGAAAGATCCGCCGGCGAGTTTAGGGCAGAAGGAGCGTAACGGCAACCTGGGCCCGTCATTGTGGGACAGCTTGAGACCGAGGAGCGGCCTGCCTCATCAGTATCAAG GTGGCACAACAACAGAGATGCGAGTCGGCAGCGGCACTGGCTCCCAACGGTGGCAGGAGACCAAGCAGAATGAAAAGCAGCAGCTCTCGCAGACATACACCCTCCGTGCCAACGCTCGTCACGCATCCCGCCTCACCCCGGAACCCGCAGCTCTCTCCGTTGCAG AGTTGATGAGGTCTCCAGCAGTGAGGTGGTCTAGCAGAAGTTGTCGCAGTCTACCTCCGACACCCACACCGAGTTACCATCATGCACTTCACCCTCCTCTACCCGCCGTGGGCATGGTTGCCGAAAGGAAGAAACGTTTCGAGCTCTGA